In Streptomyces alboniger, the following are encoded in one genomic region:
- a CDS encoding HNH endonuclease family protein → MIAPRMRAALAAAFLALPLTSASPSAADADLVALPMTLKQAVAALPMAAESREGYERSRFKHWTDDDRDGCDTREEVLITESRTAPAIGAGCKVTAGKWFSYYDGQTLTQPRVLAINFTVPLAEAWDSGASAWNAERRTAYANDLGDERSLVAITARSNRSKSDQDPAEWQPPLADARCTYTNHWVATKLRWGLSVDKAERQALRELAAGCGQETVEYEPVG, encoded by the coding sequence GTGATCGCACCCCGTATGCGCGCGGCCCTGGCCGCAGCCTTCCTCGCCCTGCCCCTCACCTCGGCATCCCCTTCGGCCGCCGACGCCGACCTGGTCGCGCTTCCGATGACGCTGAAGCAGGCGGTCGCCGCGCTGCCGATGGCCGCGGAGTCGCGGGAAGGGTACGAGCGTTCCCGTTTCAAGCACTGGACCGATGACGACCGGGACGGGTGTGATACCCGTGAGGAGGTCCTCATCACCGAGTCCCGCACCGCCCCTGCCATCGGAGCGGGCTGCAAGGTCACCGCGGGGAAGTGGTTCTCCTACTACGACGGCCAGACGCTCACCCAACCCCGCGTTCTGGCCATCAACTTCACGGTGCCGCTCGCCGAGGCCTGGGACTCCGGTGCCAGCGCCTGGAACGCGGAGCGCCGCACGGCCTACGCCAACGACCTCGGCGACGAACGGTCGCTGGTGGCCATCACCGCGCGCAGCAACCGTTCGAAGTCCGACCAGGACCCGGCCGAGTGGCAGCCGCCGCTGGCGGATGCCCGCTGCACCTACACCAACCATTGGGTGGCGACCAAGCTCCGGTGGGGTCTGTCCGTGGACAAGGCCGAACGGCAGGCTCTGCGGGAGCTGGCCGCAGGGTGCGGGCAGGAGACGGTGGAGTACGAGCCCGTCGGCTGA
- a CDS encoding NAD(P)-dependent oxidoreductase has product MESKRSRIVIFGAGGRVGRAAVAEARRRGHEVTAVGRADGSVTDPAAVAGLAAGHDAAIVAVYDPGARPGEFFPAVARALTQGLPAAGVKRLVSVGLASVLPTKTGDLLMDTPEYPQEWREFYLGHAAGTKALRETVPQALDWVVLSPAGDFDHEGEPTGGYVFAPAAADSLITPHDFARALVDEAVEAPTLHRLHTGVAVA; this is encoded by the coding sequence ATGGAATCCAAGCGCAGCAGAATCGTCATTTTCGGGGCGGGGGGCCGGGTCGGCCGGGCCGCGGTGGCAGAGGCCCGGCGGCGGGGCCACGAGGTCACCGCAGTAGGGCGGGCCGATGGATCAGTGACGGACCCGGCCGCCGTGGCAGGGCTCGCGGCCGGGCACGACGCGGCGATCGTCGCTGTCTACGACCCCGGGGCGCGTCCCGGCGAGTTCTTCCCGGCCGTTGCCCGCGCCCTCACACAGGGGCTCCCGGCGGCGGGAGTGAAGCGGCTGGTGTCGGTCGGGCTGGCGTCCGTACTGCCCACCAAGACAGGGGACTTGCTGATGGACACCCCCGAATACCCGCAGGAATGGCGGGAGTTCTACCTCGGCCACGCCGCGGGCACCAAGGCGCTGCGTGAGACCGTGCCGCAAGCGCTGGACTGGGTGGTGCTGAGCCCGGCGGGAGACTTCGACCACGAGGGCGAGCCCACGGGCGGGTACGTCTTCGCCCCGGCCGCCGCCGACAGCCTGATCACGCCCCACGACTTCGCCCGGGCCCTGGTGGACGAGGCGGTAGAGGCGCCGACCCTGCACCGGCTCCACACCGGGGTGGCCGTCGCATGA
- a CDS encoding LysR family transcriptional regulator: MDIRQLEYFLAVVDRGGFNRAASALYVSQPSLSQAVRALERDLGTELFHRIGRRAVLTEAGRALIEPARAAVRSLEGARASVACVRELRAGRLDVASMPSQAVQPLTSLIRSFAQRHPGVTVSVKAAFTARDVIGAVRTGAAELGLLASAGSVPYTEVCAHVLAEQRFVLVAPPGGPFAGREAVACEELAGQRLIVGQPGTGMRAYVDSLRDQGIDFSMAAETEHRVALLPLVLAGVGLAVVTDSWRDIARRAGADVLDIEPATALSVALISRRGIRSPAAAAFWGMAVPTGTD; encoded by the coding sequence ATGGATATCCGGCAGTTGGAGTACTTCTTGGCCGTCGTCGACCGCGGGGGTTTCAACCGCGCGGCTTCGGCGCTGTACGTGTCACAGCCCTCGTTGTCGCAGGCTGTCCGTGCGCTGGAGCGTGATCTGGGTACGGAGTTGTTCCATCGGATCGGGCGCCGTGCTGTGCTGACGGAGGCAGGCCGGGCGTTGATCGAGCCGGCCCGTGCGGCGGTGCGGAGCCTGGAAGGTGCCCGGGCGAGCGTGGCGTGCGTGCGCGAGCTGCGGGCGGGGCGCCTTGATGTGGCGTCGATGCCGTCCCAAGCGGTCCAGCCTCTGACGTCGTTGATCCGGTCCTTCGCCCAGCGTCATCCGGGCGTCACGGTGTCGGTCAAGGCCGCCTTCACGGCTCGGGACGTCATCGGCGCGGTGCGGACAGGGGCTGCGGAGCTAGGACTGCTGGCGTCGGCCGGGAGTGTTCCGTACACGGAGGTCTGCGCGCATGTGCTGGCGGAGCAGCGGTTTGTGCTGGTGGCACCCCCGGGCGGGCCCTTCGCCGGCCGGGAAGCGGTGGCGTGCGAGGAACTGGCGGGTCAGCGGCTGATCGTGGGACAGCCCGGGACGGGGATGCGGGCGTACGTCGACTCCCTGCGTGACCAGGGCATCGACTTCAGCATGGCGGCGGAGACGGAGCACCGGGTCGCGTTGCTGCCCCTGGTGCTGGCCGGGGTCGGGCTCGCGGTCGTGACGGATTCCTGGCGGGACATCGCCCGGCGGGCGGGGGCCGACGTGCTGGACATCGAACCCGCGACCGCGCTGAGTGTCGCGCTGATCAGCCGCAGGGGTATCCGGTCCCCGGCGGCCGCCGCGTTCTGGGGGATGGCCGTCCCCACCGGCACCGACTGA
- a CDS encoding winged helix-turn-helix transcriptional regulator, which produces MTTPQAERASLDPEMFDPVCPSALVPFRVGDKWATLILRCLQDGPRRFSELKVPLRGITAKSLTLSLRRLERDGFVVREEYEGTERRVEYALTLLGRGLLGPLDAACEWTRNHWDELLDAQEAGLRSGG; this is translated from the coding sequence ATGACGACGCCGCAGGCCGAACGGGCCTCTTTGGATCCTGAGATGTTCGACCCGGTCTGTCCGTCGGCGCTGGTGCCGTTCCGCGTGGGCGACAAGTGGGCGACGCTGATCCTGCGCTGCCTACAGGACGGTCCGCGACGCTTCTCCGAGCTGAAGGTCCCGCTGCGCGGTATCACGGCCAAGTCACTGACGCTGTCTCTGCGCAGGCTGGAGCGGGACGGCTTCGTCGTGCGGGAGGAGTACGAGGGCACCGAGCGCCGCGTCGAGTACGCACTCACCCTGCTGGGGCGGGGGCTGCTGGGTCCGCTGGACGCGGCCTGTGAGTGGACACGGAATCACTGGGACGAGCTGCTCGACGCGCAGGAGGCCGGACTGCGTAGCGGCGGCTGA
- a CDS encoding nitroreductase family deazaflavin-dependent oxidoreductase, translating to MTGTVHDNPTPWVADHIRRFEETGGRPRPGVNDLLLTTRGRKSGLLRRTALAYIRDDEDAYVLTASNGGADRHPAWYLNLLASPEVILQVGADTFPATARPATAPESARLWPAVVAATPSYATYRTATIREIPLVVVAPASRAN from the coding sequence ATGACCGGCACGGTCCATGACAACCCGACCCCGTGGGTCGCCGATCACATCCGCCGTTTCGAGGAGACCGGCGGACGCCCCCGCCCCGGAGTGAACGATCTCCTTCTGACCACCCGGGGCCGCAAGTCCGGCTTGCTGCGCCGTACGGCGCTGGCGTACATCCGGGACGACGAGGACGCCTACGTCCTGACGGCGTCCAACGGGGGCGCGGACCGCCACCCGGCCTGGTATCTAAACCTGCTGGCCTCTCCTGAGGTCATCCTCCAGGTCGGCGCGGATACCTTCCCCGCGACCGCCCGGCCTGCCACGGCGCCCGAGTCGGCCCGCTTGTGGCCGGCGGTGGTGGCTGCCACGCCCTCGTATGCGACCTACCGCACCGCGACGATCCGGGAGATTCCTCTGGTCGTGGTCGCGCCGGCGAGTCGGGCGAACTGA